The proteins below are encoded in one region of Knoellia sp. S7-12:
- a CDS encoding SRPBCC family protein: MSTSIEQAATGAHERATITTEGSEMVITRTFPGTADLVFEAMTNPEHIRKWWGAGHGTMTTCEVDLRVGGAWHFAQSAGSTGDEVSFSGHYKEIERPGRLVHTERFDNIDSPYSVIDTTYTEDAGTRTTTLRAVITYDSPETVQAVVDSGMEHGLQSSYDAIDDVLAQLAR, from the coding sequence ATGAGCACATCCATCGAGCAAGCCGCCACGGGCGCCCACGAGCGCGCCACGATCACCACTGAGGGATCGGAGATGGTCATCACCCGGACCTTCCCCGGGACCGCAGACCTCGTCTTCGAGGCGATGACCAACCCCGAGCACATCCGCAAGTGGTGGGGCGCCGGCCACGGCACCATGACCACCTGTGAGGTCGACCTGCGCGTCGGCGGCGCCTGGCACTTCGCTCAGAGCGCCGGTTCCACTGGCGACGAGGTCTCCTTCTCGGGCCACTACAAGGAGATCGAGCGCCCCGGCCGCCTCGTGCACACGGAGCGCTTCGACAACATCGACAGCCCCTACTCGGTCATCGACACGACGTACACCGAGGACGCGGGGACACGCACGACAACGTTGCGTGCGGTCATCACCTACGACTCCCCCGAGACCGTCCAGGCGGTCGTCGACTCCGGCATGGAGCACGGGCTGCAGAGCTCCTACGACGCCATCGACGACGTTTTGGCGCAGTTGGCCCGCTGA
- the ettA gene encoding energy-dependent translational throttle protein EttA, with translation MPEFIYVMSRARKAHAEKVILDDVTLSFLPGAKIGVVGPNGAGKSSVLKIMAGLDQPSNGEARLTPGYSVGILMQEPELNEEKTVLGNVEEGAGEIKAKLDRYNAISEEMGEPDADFDGLMVEMGKLQEDIDAADAWDLDSQLEQAMDALRCPPPDSDVTVLSGGERRRVALCKLLLQKPDLLLLDEPTNHLDAESVLWLEQHLAAYHGAVVAVTHDRYFMDNVAEWILELDRGRAYPYEGNYSTYLEKKQARLQVQGKKDQKLSKRLADELEWVRSNAKARQTKSKARLARYEEMAAEADRTRKLDFDEIQIPPGPRLGSKVIEVKDLKKGFGDRVLIDGLSFSLPRNGIVGVIGANGVGKTTLFKTIVGLEPADGGLVDIGETVKISYVDQSRSRLDPNKNLWETVSGGHDYIQVGQVEIPSRAYVSQFGFKGPDQQKKAGVLSGGERNRLNLALTLKEGGNLLLLDEPTNDLDVETLGSLENALLEFPGCAVVISHDRWFLDRVATHILAYEGNEENPANWYWFEGNFEAYEANKIERLGEDAARPHRVTYRKLTRD, from the coding sequence ATGCCCGAGTTCATTTATGTCATGTCGCGCGCCCGCAAGGCACACGCCGAAAAGGTCATCCTTGATGACGTCACGCTGTCGTTCCTGCCCGGCGCCAAGATCGGTGTCGTTGGCCCCAACGGTGCAGGCAAGTCGTCCGTCCTCAAGATCATGGCCGGCCTCGACCAGCCCTCCAACGGTGAGGCGCGACTGACCCCGGGCTACAGCGTCGGCATCCTCATGCAGGAGCCCGAACTCAACGAGGAGAAGACCGTCCTCGGCAACGTCGAAGAGGGTGCTGGCGAGATCAAGGCCAAGCTCGACCGCTACAACGCCATCTCTGAGGAGATGGGCGAGCCGGACGCGGACTTCGACGGCCTCATGGTGGAGATGGGCAAGCTCCAGGAGGACATCGACGCCGCCGACGCGTGGGACCTCGACTCCCAACTCGAGCAGGCGATGGATGCGCTGCGCTGCCCGCCGCCGGACTCCGACGTCACTGTCCTCTCCGGTGGTGAGCGTCGCCGCGTCGCCCTGTGCAAGTTGCTCCTCCAGAAGCCCGATCTGCTGCTCCTCGATGAGCCCACCAACCACCTCGACGCCGAGTCGGTCCTCTGGCTCGAGCAGCACCTCGCGGCCTACCACGGCGCTGTCGTCGCCGTGACGCACGATCGCTACTTCATGGACAACGTGGCCGAGTGGATCCTCGAGCTCGACCGGGGTCGTGCCTACCCCTACGAGGGCAACTACTCGACCTACCTCGAGAAGAAGCAGGCCCGACTCCAGGTCCAGGGCAAGAAGGACCAGAAGCTCTCCAAGCGCCTCGCCGATGAACTTGAGTGGGTGCGCTCCAACGCCAAGGCCCGCCAGACGAAGTCCAAGGCGCGACTCGCTCGCTACGAGGAGATGGCCGCAGAGGCCGATCGCACCCGCAAGCTCGACTTCGACGAGATCCAGATCCCGCCTGGTCCGCGTCTGGGCAGCAAGGTCATCGAGGTCAAGGACCTCAAGAAGGGCTTCGGCGACCGCGTTCTCATCGACGGACTGTCGTTCTCATTGCCCCGCAACGGCATCGTCGGCGTCATCGGCGCCAACGGCGTCGGCAAGACCACGCTCTTCAAGACGATCGTCGGCCTCGAGCCGGCCGATGGCGGGCTCGTCGACATCGGTGAGACGGTCAAGATCTCCTACGTCGACCAGAGTCGCAGCCGGCTCGATCCCAACAAGAACCTCTGGGAGACCGTTTCGGGTGGGCACGACTACATCCAGGTCGGCCAGGTGGAGATCCCGTCACGGGCCTATGTGTCGCAGTTCGGCTTCAAGGGGCCAGACCAGCAGAAGAAAGCTGGCGTTCTCTCCGGTGGTGAGCGCAACCGCCTCAACCTGGCGCTGACCCTCAAGGAGGGCGGCAACCTGCTCCTCCTCGACGAGCCGACCAACGACCTCGACGTCGAGACCCTCGGCTCCCTCGAGAACGCCCTGCTCGAGTTCCCCGGCTGCGCCGTGGTCATCAGCCACGACCGGTGGTTCCTCGACCGGGTGGCGACGCACATCCTCGCCTACGAGGGCAATGAGGAGAACCCGGCGAACTGGTACTGGTTCGAGGGCAACTTCGAGGCCTACGAGGCCAACAAGATCGAGCGCCTGGGTGAGGATGCAGCCCGACCGCACCGCGTCACCTACCGCAAGCTCACCCGCGACTGA
- a CDS encoding class I SAM-dependent methyltransferase, with amino-acid sequence MTDAGGHGGSPSIEHPDYWWYLARTDLLHAALSHFAKGRTTVLDIGSADGPSASWLHDGTRHLASLDIDPRGLSANGVCGSALALPFADSCFDMVSAFDVIEHCDPEAEALAEVNRVLQPGGTFLMAVPAYQWAWTDFDVANGHFRRYTKARAMTAVERAGFRVDRATYAFTSVFPGFLAERLVRKLRKPRHTGPADIVKDPEVPRFLHHALVGLSKVDEAVLRRADLPFGSSVFLAATKVSDPR; translated from the coding sequence ATGACCGACGCCGGAGGACACGGGGGCTCCCCGTCGATCGAACACCCCGACTACTGGTGGTACCTCGCGCGCACCGATCTGCTCCATGCCGCGCTGAGTCATTTCGCGAAGGGCCGCACGACCGTCCTCGACATCGGCAGCGCCGATGGCCCGAGTGCCAGCTGGCTCCACGACGGGACGCGACACCTTGCCTCACTCGACATCGACCCACGTGGACTGAGCGCCAACGGTGTGTGCGGCTCGGCGCTCGCGCTACCTTTCGCCGACTCCTGCTTCGACATGGTGTCGGCCTTCGATGTCATCGAGCACTGCGACCCCGAGGCAGAGGCTCTGGCCGAGGTCAACCGCGTGCTTCAACCGGGCGGAACCTTCCTCATGGCCGTTCCCGCCTACCAATGGGCCTGGACCGACTTCGACGTCGCAAACGGTCACTTCCGCCGCTACACGAAGGCTCGCGCCATGACGGCGGTTGAGCGAGCGGGCTTCCGAGTCGACCGGGCCACCTATGCGTTCACGTCCGTGTTCCCGGGCTTCCTGGCCGAACGGCTGGTTCGCAAACTACGCAAGCCCAGACACACGGGCCCAGCCGACATCGTCAAGGACCCTGAAGTGCCCCGGTTCCTGCACCACGCACTCGTGGGGCTCTCAAAGGTCGATGAAGCGGTCCTGCGGCGAGCCGACCTGCCCTTCGGCAGTTCGGTTTTCCTGGCGGCGACGAAGGTCAGCGACCCCCGCTGA
- a CDS encoding metalloregulator ArsR/SmtB family transcription factor — protein sequence MTDALSSTFAALADPTRRAILARLSSGEATVGELAEPFAMSLPAISKHLTVLERAGLITKSRDGQRRHCRISVAPLKDATSWLELYRQHWEEQFDNLGSYLATIHQPSDEGTPQENPS from the coding sequence GTGACCGACGCACTCAGCTCCACGTTCGCCGCCCTGGCCGACCCGACGAGACGGGCCATCCTGGCTCGCCTCTCCTCGGGCGAGGCCACGGTCGGCGAGCTCGCCGAGCCGTTCGCCATGTCACTGCCGGCGATCTCGAAGCACCTCACGGTCCTCGAGCGCGCCGGGCTCATCACCAAGAGCCGAGATGGGCAGCGGCGCCACTGCCGCATCTCGGTCGCCCCCCTCAAGGACGCGACGTCGTGGCTCGAGCTCTATCGCCAGCACTGGGAAGAGCAGTTCGACAACCTCGGCAGCTATCTCGCGACCATCCACCAGCCCTCCGACGAGGGCACACCACAGGAGAACCCGTCATGA
- a CDS encoding single-stranded DNA-binding protein, producing MQDINATVQGRVAADPEMRVSNRTGSPFTTFRVASTPRRQVSGQPGAYEDGDTSWFTVFAFGHLGANLLKSIRKGEPVVVHGRLQVRDFKREDGSFGTKAELFANVAGHDLSWGQAAYEKVAKPSYGDLNRFDDASRTMQESDELGDPESDDYLLAERPLTSVPQEQETQVAV from the coding sequence ATGCAGGACATCAACGCCACCGTGCAGGGGCGAGTCGCAGCGGACCCCGAGATGCGGGTCTCCAACAGGACCGGCTCGCCGTTCACGACCTTCCGTGTTGCCTCCACTCCACGCCGGCAGGTCAGCGGCCAGCCCGGCGCCTATGAGGACGGGGACACGTCATGGTTCACCGTCTTCGCGTTCGGCCATCTGGGCGCCAATCTCCTCAAGTCGATCCGCAAGGGGGAGCCGGTCGTTGTCCACGGGCGACTGCAGGTGCGCGACTTCAAGCGCGAGGACGGTTCGTTCGGGACCAAGGCCGAGCTCTTCGCCAACGTGGCCGGCCACGACCTCTCCTGGGGGCAGGCGGCCTACGAGAAGGTGGCGAAGCCGAGCTACGGCGACCTCAACCGCTTCGACGACGCGTCCCGGACGATGCAGGAGAGCGACGAGCTCGGAGACCCTGAGAGCGACGACTACCTCTTGGCCGAGCGTCCGCTGACATCAGTTCCGCAGGAGCAAGAGACGCAGGTGGCGGTCTGA
- a CDS encoding TetR/AcrR family transcriptional regulator has translation MSATTGAPLSEQSILATLEDSGDTAGATVLRLMMAAADAFSEKGFHATTTRDIASRAGLSPAGVYVHFTSKEDLLFQLSRRGHQTARDQLVAAAEAADCPTDALRSIIGGFSKWHAEHHQLGRIVQYEFHHLTPEHRAAVLTLRKEIDQVVRGVLTDGVAQGDFEVADTSGTALALLSMAVDVARWYSPEIKRTPDDIARTNGDLAVRLVARR, from the coding sequence ATGTCGGCCACCACAGGAGCACCGCTGTCGGAGCAGAGCATCCTCGCGACCCTTGAGGACTCCGGAGACACAGCAGGCGCAACGGTGCTCAGGTTGATGATGGCTGCGGCGGACGCCTTCTCAGAGAAGGGGTTCCACGCGACGACGACGCGTGACATCGCCTCCCGCGCGGGCCTCTCCCCCGCTGGCGTCTATGTGCACTTCACGTCCAAGGAGGATCTCCTCTTCCAGCTGAGCCGGCGCGGCCACCAGACGGCCCGCGACCAGCTCGTCGCCGCCGCCGAGGCCGCCGATTGCCCCACGGACGCGCTGCGCTCGATCATCGGCGGCTTCTCCAAGTGGCATGCCGAGCACCACCAACTCGGTCGGATCGTCCAGTACGAGTTCCATCACCTCACCCCCGAGCACCGTGCCGCGGTCCTCACCCTCCGCAAGGAGATCGACCAGGTGGTGCGTGGAGTCCTGACCGATGGGGTGGCGCAAGGTGACTTCGAGGTGGCGGACACGTCCGGCACGGCTCTCGCGCTCCTGTCCATGGCGGTCGACGTCGCCCGGTGGTACTCCCCCGAGATCAAGCGAACACCCGATGACATCGCCCGCACCAATGGGGACCTTGCAGTCCGGCTGGTCGCGCGACGCTAG
- the thpR gene encoding RNA 2',3'-cyclic phosphodiesterase → MFAAIVPPPPAHADLESFVDARRDVQSELRWTPAHLWHVTLAFMAEVPQDRVDDVIDAVASASVGHAPIPLQLNGAGVFPSPDRARVVWMGVRSDAADGLARLEALALGVRRASARVGASPAGGDYRPHLTLARSRHPFEATHWLRAMDAHAGPSWLADEVTVFVSHRGEGRGRPHYEPVAVCALGATVSRG, encoded by the coding sequence ATGTTTGCCGCCATCGTGCCTCCACCCCCTGCCCATGCCGATCTCGAGTCCTTCGTCGACGCGCGACGCGACGTGCAATCCGAGTTGCGCTGGACACCTGCCCATCTGTGGCACGTGACGCTGGCGTTCATGGCCGAGGTGCCGCAGGACCGCGTCGACGATGTCATCGACGCCGTGGCCTCCGCGTCCGTCGGGCACGCACCAATTCCGCTGCAACTCAACGGTGCTGGCGTCTTCCCATCGCCCGATCGAGCCCGGGTCGTGTGGATGGGCGTTCGCTCGGACGCCGCCGATGGCCTGGCCAGACTTGAGGCGCTGGCCCTGGGAGTACGCCGAGCCAGCGCTCGCGTCGGCGCCTCACCGGCCGGCGGTGACTATCGCCCTCACCTCACCCTGGCTCGGTCGCGTCACCCGTTCGAAGCGACGCACTGGCTGCGTGCCATGGATGCCCATGCCGGCCCGTCCTGGCTCGCAGACGAGGTGACGGTCTTCGTGTCCCACAGGGGCGAAGGAAGGGGCAGACCGCACTACGAACCCGTAGCGGTTTGCGCCCTCGGTGCAACAGTCAGTCGCGGGTGA
- a CDS encoding acyl-CoA dehydrogenase family protein, with translation MPRNIYDADHEAFRSSVREFVERTLKPRAEEMIREHVIPRDIWIEAGKQGFFGLGIPEEFGGAGMVDYRFNAVVAEELAKFNAATSSCFGIHSDITAPYIVALGTQEQKERWLPQVVTGEKILSIGMTEPSGGSDLAALKSSAIRADDGSGDWIINGSKTFITNGHQCDLAVVAVRTDPTKGAKGISLFVLEAEDEGFSKGKPLDKVGQPESDTSELFFENVRVPADRLLGEEGRGFISMMQKLPQERLGNAIANMANCRQILEETIKYTKERKAFGQPIGAFQHNKFKIAELVTKVEVSEAYIDDCVAAHADGKLTAIDAAKAKWWAAEVQCDVLDECVQLHGGYGFMNEYRVARAWKDARVHKIWAGTNEIMKELIGRDLGL, from the coding sequence ATGCCCCGCAACATCTACGACGCCGACCACGAGGCCTTCCGGAGCTCTGTTCGTGAGTTCGTCGAGCGAACCCTCAAGCCCCGTGCGGAGGAGATGATCCGCGAGCACGTGATCCCGCGCGACATCTGGATCGAGGCGGGAAAGCAGGGATTCTTCGGTCTGGGCATCCCCGAGGAGTTCGGCGGCGCGGGCATGGTCGACTACCGCTTCAACGCGGTCGTGGCCGAAGAACTCGCGAAGTTCAACGCTGCGACGTCGTCGTGCTTCGGGATCCACTCCGACATCACCGCGCCCTACATCGTCGCGCTGGGCACCCAGGAGCAGAAGGAGCGCTGGCTCCCGCAGGTCGTCACCGGCGAGAAGATCCTGTCCATCGGGATGACCGAGCCCTCTGGCGGTTCCGACCTCGCCGCGCTCAAGTCGTCGGCGATCCGGGCCGACGACGGCAGCGGCGACTGGATCATCAACGGTTCCAAGACGTTCATCACGAACGGCCACCAGTGCGACCTCGCCGTCGTGGCCGTGCGCACCGACCCGACCAAGGGGGCCAAGGGCATCTCGCTCTTCGTCCTCGAAGCCGAGGACGAGGGCTTCTCCAAGGGCAAGCCGCTCGACAAGGTCGGCCAGCCGGAGTCCGACACCTCTGAGCTCTTCTTCGAGAACGTGCGCGTCCCCGCCGATCGTCTCCTCGGTGAGGAGGGCAGGGGCTTCATCTCGATGATGCAGAAGCTCCCGCAGGAGCGGCTCGGCAACGCCATCGCCAACATGGCGAACTGTCGTCAGATCCTCGAGGAGACGATCAAGTACACCAAGGAGCGCAAGGCCTTCGGTCAGCCGATCGGCGCCTTCCAGCACAACAAGTTCAAGATCGCCGAGCTCGTCACCAAGGTCGAGGTCAGCGAGGCCTACATCGATGACTGTGTCGCGGCGCACGCTGACGGCAAGCTGACGGCCATCGACGCGGCCAAGGCGAAGTGGTGGGCGGCCGAGGTGCAGTGCGACGTCCTCGACGAGTGCGTGCAGCTGCACGGTGGCTACGGCTTCATGAACGAGTACCGCGTCGCCCGCGCCTGGAAGGACGCTCGCGTCCACAAGATCTGGGCCGGCACGAACGAGATCATGAAGGAGCTCATCGGCCGCGACCTCGGCCTCTGA
- a CDS encoding GTPase — MSPLRMGSATIKGVSAESLTAASTSLKAAVDTGGSELPAKSVAKATSIVTKVGERTSLVGGHTVVALAGATGSGKSSLFNQLVGTDVATVGARRPTTSTPTAGVWGDEPAGPLLDWLGVATRHHVTGDKLHGDKGHESDKGKGGRGGASTVGSLDGLVLLDLPDFDSRETSNRVEAERVLELVDVFVWVTDPQKYADARLHDDYVSALATHDAVTIVVLNQVDRLSDSEIEQCVADLTRLMARDGIQKATVIPTSASTGRGLDVLGQRLSNAVSGSNAARARLAADVRQSAAALRPAVADSEPAIKAKGEGELVDALARAAGVPIVVRAVERDYSMQAVSHTGWPMTRWVQKLRPKPLRRLRLDAGRGDISVTQADVRSVLGRSSLPPPTPAARAAVDLATRRLADRAGSTLPTPWGDAVDEAATPSGHAMSDALDQAVIHTSLRSRTPVWWRVVGIVQILLALAVLSGMLWFVVLWVLGWLQFPSIETPMWGPLPWPFVLLFGGVVAGLLLALVSRFLAGIGARRRGAVINGRLRDSISVVADERILAPVAAILERHRETRQHLDAAAKV; from the coding sequence ATGAGTCCACTGCGCATGGGGAGCGCCACGATCAAGGGTGTGTCTGCAGAGTCGCTCACCGCTGCCTCGACGTCGCTCAAGGCGGCGGTCGACACGGGCGGCTCCGAGCTTCCCGCCAAGTCGGTCGCCAAGGCCACGTCCATCGTGACCAAGGTGGGGGAGCGGACCTCGCTCGTCGGCGGTCACACCGTCGTTGCGCTCGCCGGTGCCACCGGCAGCGGCAAGTCATCACTGTTTAACCAGCTTGTTGGCACCGACGTTGCCACGGTGGGCGCGCGCCGCCCGACGACCTCGACCCCCACTGCAGGTGTGTGGGGCGACGAACCTGCCGGCCCGCTCCTCGACTGGCTCGGTGTCGCCACCCGACACCACGTCACGGGCGACAAGCTCCATGGTGACAAGGGCCACGAGAGCGACAAGGGCAAGGGTGGCAGGGGTGGTGCAAGCACGGTCGGGTCACTCGACGGCCTCGTGCTGCTGGACCTGCCCGACTTTGATTCCCGCGAGACCTCGAACCGGGTCGAGGCCGAGCGCGTGCTCGAGCTCGTCGACGTCTTCGTCTGGGTGACCGACCCGCAGAAGTATGCCGATGCACGGCTCCACGACGACTACGTCTCAGCGCTCGCGACCCATGATGCGGTGACGATCGTCGTCCTCAACCAGGTCGATCGGCTCAGTGACTCCGAGATCGAGCAGTGCGTCGCCGACCTCACTCGCCTCATGGCCCGTGACGGGATCCAGAAAGCCACCGTCATCCCGACCTCTGCCAGCACCGGTCGCGGCCTCGACGTCCTCGGTCAGCGCCTGAGCAACGCAGTCTCCGGCTCCAACGCCGCCCGGGCTCGTCTTGCCGCCGATGTGCGTCAGTCCGCTGCCGCCCTGCGGCCGGCCGTGGCCGACTCCGAGCCCGCCATCAAGGCCAAGGGTGAGGGCGAACTCGTCGACGCCCTCGCGCGTGCGGCCGGAGTTCCGATTGTCGTGCGGGCCGTCGAGCGTGACTACTCCATGCAGGCCGTCAGTCACACCGGCTGGCCGATGACGCGGTGGGTGCAGAAGCTCAGGCCCAAGCCGCTGCGACGCCTGCGCCTCGACGCCGGTCGCGGCGACATCAGCGTGACTCAGGCCGATGTCCGCTCCGTGCTCGGCCGCTCGTCCCTGCCGCCACCCACCCCGGCCGCTCGCGCGGCCGTGGACCTTGCGACGCGCCGCCTCGCGGACAGGGCCGGGTCGACGCTGCCGACGCCATGGGGTGATGCCGTTGACGAGGCCGCGACCCCTTCCGGGCATGCGATGTCGGACGCCCTCGACCAGGCGGTGATCCACACGTCGCTGCGCTCGCGCACCCCCGTCTGGTGGCGCGTCGTCGGCATCGTCCAGATCCTGCTGGCCCTTGCTGTGCTGTCCGGGATGCTCTGGTTCGTTGTTCTCTGGGTGCTGGGCTGGCTCCAGTTCCCTAGCATCGAGACGCCGATGTGGGGGCCGCTGCCGTGGCCGTTCGTGCTGCTCTTCGGCGGGGTCGTGGCGGGTCTGCTTCTCGCACTCGTCTCTCGCTTCCTCGCAGGCATCGGAGCCCGTCGTCGTGGTGCGGTCATCAACGGTCGACTGCGTGACTCCATCTCTGTCGTGGCCGACGAGCGCATCCTCGCGCCGGTGGCAGCGATCCTCGAGCGGCACCGCGAGACGCGTCAGCACCTCGACGCGGCCGCGAAGGTCTGA
- a CDS encoding GTPase domain-containing protein, producing the protein MTTTEATEASVLVEAVTGLRDAVESSVLPLSTPGQAEGIAVRRELLQQLDDYVLPRLRSIDAPLLAVVGGSTGAGKSTLVNSIVRAQVSRSGVLRPTTTSPVLVHHPEDRKWFADQRILPSLARVTGGPGEESAPGTVRLVDSASLPAGMALLDAPDIDSVVAANRELAGQLLSAADLWLFVTTAARYADAVPWDLLRTAAERGTAVAIVLDRIAPEAVEEIRPHLAAMLREQGLPTAPIFTVPESTLTPEGFLPAEAMGRLKSWLDALAGDARARSVVVSQTLKGAMGSLDGRTTSLASSSDEQASAAEALTAAAAGNYEHATQGVKDGMTDGTLLRGEVLARWQEFVGTGEFFRQIESTLSKWRDKVTAAIKGQPAPTEDLGEALQSGVANLLVSHASAASADTAREWRRLPGGEALLADHADLSKPSSDFNPRVEAMVRQWQGEVFDIVRSEGSNRRTNARIAAYGVNGVGLFLMLVSFAATGGLTGAEFGIAGGTSVLAQRVLEAIFGDQAVREMAAKARASLLTHVTELYDGERERYAAAVASVGATAQQSAALKAAAKRVREVSA; encoded by the coding sequence GTGACCACAACCGAAGCGACCGAGGCGAGTGTCCTTGTCGAGGCCGTGACCGGACTGCGCGACGCCGTCGAGTCCTCCGTGCTCCCGCTGAGCACCCCCGGACAGGCAGAGGGCATCGCCGTGCGACGCGAACTCCTCCAGCAACTCGACGACTACGTCCTGCCCCGACTGCGCTCCATCGATGCACCGCTTCTCGCCGTCGTCGGCGGGTCCACCGGCGCTGGCAAGTCCACCCTGGTGAACTCCATCGTGCGCGCCCAGGTGAGCCGCTCCGGCGTGCTCCGCCCCACGACGACCAGCCCGGTGCTCGTGCACCACCCCGAGGACCGCAAGTGGTTCGCCGACCAGCGCATCCTCCCCAGCCTCGCCCGTGTGACGGGTGGGCCCGGCGAGGAGTCTGCCCCCGGCACCGTGCGACTCGTCGACTCTGCTTCGCTCCCGGCCGGCATGGCCCTGCTCGACGCACCTGACATCGACTCGGTCGTCGCGGCCAACCGCGAGCTTGCCGGTCAGCTCCTGTCGGCCGCGGACCTGTGGTTGTTCGTCACGACGGCGGCCCGATATGCCGACGCCGTCCCGTGGGACCTGCTGCGTACTGCGGCCGAGCGCGGCACGGCCGTTGCCATTGTTCTCGACCGCATCGCACCCGAGGCCGTCGAAGAGATCCGCCCTCACCTCGCGGCGATGCTGCGCGAGCAGGGACTTCCGACAGCACCGATCTTCACCGTGCCCGAGTCGACGCTCACGCCCGAGGGTTTCCTGCCCGCCGAGGCCATGGGTCGCCTCAAGTCCTGGCTCGATGCGCTCGCCGGAGACGCTCGGGCCCGCTCCGTGGTCGTGAGCCAGACCCTCAAGGGAGCGATGGGCTCACTCGACGGGCGCACCACTTCACTGGCGAGCTCCTCCGACGAGCAGGCTTCCGCCGCAGAGGCGTTGACGGCTGCAGCGGCCGGCAACTATGAGCACGCGACCCAGGGCGTCAAGGACGGCATGACCGACGGCACCCTGTTGCGTGGCGAGGTCCTGGCCCGGTGGCAGGAGTTCGTCGGAACCGGTGAGTTCTTCCGCCAGATCGAGTCCACCCTGTCCAAGTGGCGCGACAAGGTCACTGCAGCCATCAAGGGTCAGCCCGCTCCCACCGAAGACCTCGGCGAAGCGCTCCAGTCGGGCGTGGCCAACCTCCTTGTCTCCCACGCCTCCGCAGCGTCGGCTGACACGGCGCGCGAATGGCGCCGACTGCCCGGGGGGGAGGCGTTGCTCGCAGATCACGCTGACCTGTCCAAGCCGTCGAGCGACTTCAACCCGCGCGTCGAGGCCATGGTGCGCCAGTGGCAGGGCGAGGTCTTCGACATCGTCCGCAGCGAAGGCAGCAACCGACGCACCAACGCCCGCATCGCGGCATACGGCGTCAATGGCGTTGGTCTGTTCCTCATGCTCGTCTCGTTCGCAGCGACGGGTGGCCTCACGGGAGCCGAGTTCGGCATCGCCGGTGGCACCTCCGTGCTGGCCCAACGAGTCCTCGAGGCGATCTTCGGCGACCAGGCCGTGCGCGAGATGGCGGCCAAGGCGCGCGCCAGCCTGCTGACGCACGTCACCGAGCTCTACGACGGCGAACGTGAGAGGTATGCCGCCGCCGTCGCCTCTGTGGGTGCCACCGCTCAACAGTCCGCTGCCCTCAAAGCCGCTGCGAAGCGCGTGCGCGAGGTCTCCGCATGA
- a CDS encoding LLM class F420-dependent oxidoreductase codes for MRCGLQVSHFSWPDAPASIGPTLKRIAQNAEGAGMASLWVMDHFFQIEMIGPPELDMLEGSTALAYAAAATERIELGTLVTGVTYRHPGLLAKTVTTLDVLSGGRAWLGIGAAWNEEEHRGLGVPYPAVAERFERLEETLQITRQMFDGDETPYAGTHFTLERPLNVPAPLRRTPILIGGSGPKKTLRLVAKYADACNLFDGGPEAMASRLAILRDHCDDVSRDPREIEVTALSRLTLGRSGGTSPRGEQIKSVDEAVDYYGTLAQVGLAHVMLSMSNDSDDTAYELVGELVRQLEPVTAGTW; via the coding sequence ATGCGCTGTGGACTGCAGGTTTCCCACTTCTCCTGGCCAGATGCCCCGGCATCGATCGGCCCCACCTTGAAGCGGATCGCCCAGAACGCCGAGGGCGCAGGCATGGCCTCGCTCTGGGTGATGGACCACTTCTTCCAGATCGAGATGATCGGCCCTCCCGAGCTCGACATGCTCGAGGGCTCCACAGCGCTCGCGTATGCCGCTGCGGCGACGGAGCGGATCGAGCTCGGCACGCTCGTCACTGGTGTTACCTACCGGCACCCGGGCCTGCTCGCCAAGACCGTGACGACGCTCGACGTCCTCTCTGGTGGGCGCGCCTGGCTCGGCATCGGCGCAGCCTGGAACGAGGAGGAGCATCGCGGCCTGGGTGTGCCGTATCCCGCGGTCGCAGAGCGCTTTGAGCGCCTTGAGGAGACCCTTCAGATCACGCGCCAGATGTTCGACGGAGACGAGACCCCGTATGCCGGAACACATTTCACTCTCGAGCGTCCCCTCAACGTGCCGGCACCGTTGCGCCGCACCCCGATCCTCATCGGTGGCAGTGGGCCCAAGAAGACCCTTCGGCTCGTCGCGAAGTACGCCGACGCATGCAACCTCTTCGATGGCGGCCCGGAGGCCATGGCCTCTCGGCTCGCGATCCTGCGCGACCATTGCGATGACGTGAGCCGCGACCCGCGTGAGATCGAGGTGACTGCGCTGTCGCGACTCACTCTGGGGCGCTCGGGCGGCACGTCGCCGCGAGGGGAGCAGATCAAGTCCGTGGACGAGGCTGTCGACTACTACGGCACCCTCGCCCAAGTGGGACTGGCCCACGTCATGTTGTCGATGTCCAACGACTCGGACGACACGGCATACGAACTCGTCGGTGAGCTTGTGCGACAGCTCGAGCCGGTCACGGCTGGGACGTGGTGA